One genomic segment of Kordiimonas sp. SCSIO 12603 includes these proteins:
- a CDS encoding arginine N-succinyltransferase, producing the protein MFVVRPVRLDDLDGLMELAHKTGTGLTTLPAHRPALQEKIEDSITAFSLPEGSSDKHGYLLVLEDTEKGKIAGTSALIVNVGLDKPFYSYRILHQAQLSKEPEMRVDTQLLQLSNDFTGATEMATLFLNPDYHHVGKLGKLLAKARYMLIASHPKRFGEQIIAEIRGWVDENGESPFWEAIGRHFFGMDFTVADEINGRGNSQFISDLMPKHPIYTALLPKEARDVIGRPHDGAAPAKRLLEKEGFHFSGAVDIFDAGPEMVVQKNAIWTARKSVMGALGGCVDGESHDPVHLACNPDLDNFRVTLTNVVEGTSGLWLPSEAASVLELKEGDAMRYAPVDPIKPKAGE; encoded by the coding sequence ATGTTTGTGGTTCGACCCGTACGTTTAGACGATCTTGATGGGCTGATGGAACTCGCCCATAAAACAGGGACAGGTTTAACAACTTTACCAGCACACCGTCCCGCACTTCAGGAAAAAATAGAAGATTCAATTACCGCGTTTTCGTTGCCCGAGGGGAGCAGTGATAAACACGGCTATTTGCTGGTTTTGGAAGATACTGAAAAGGGTAAAATCGCAGGCACAAGCGCACTTATTGTGAATGTTGGCCTCGATAAACCTTTCTATAGCTACCGTATTCTGCATCAGGCGCAGCTTAGTAAAGAGCCGGAAATGCGTGTAGACACACAGCTTTTGCAGCTGTCGAATGACTTCACAGGCGCCACAGAGATGGCGACCTTGTTCCTTAACCCTGATTATCATCATGTTGGTAAGCTTGGTAAATTGCTTGCAAAAGCACGTTATATGCTTATCGCTTCGCATCCGAAACGGTTTGGTGAGCAAATTATCGCTGAAATCCGCGGTTGGGTGGATGAAAATGGTGAAAGCCCATTTTGGGAAGCAATTGGCCGCCATTTCTTTGGTATGGATTTCACAGTGGCAGATGAAATCAATGGTCGCGGCAACAGTCAGTTTATTTCTGACCTTATGCCAAAGCATCCAATTTATACGGCACTTTTGCCAAAAGAAGCACGTGATGTAATTGGGCGCCCGCACGATGGTGCAGCACCAGCCAAGCGCCTTCTCGAGAAAGAAGGTTTCCACTTCTCGGGTGCGGTTGATATTTTTGATGCTGGCCCTGAGATGGTTGTTCAGAAAAATGCTATCTGGACCGCGCGTAAAAGCGTGATGGGAGCTCTTGGCGGTTGTGTTGATGGTGAAAGCCATGATCCTGTGCACCTTGCCTGTAACCCTGATTTGGATAATTTCCGCGTGACATTGACGAATGTGGTCGAAGGTACAAGCGGCTTGTGGCTGCCGTCTGAAGCAGCTTCAGTGCTCGAACTGAAAGAAGGGGATGCAATGCGCTATGCCCCAGTTGACCCAATCAAACCAAAAGCCGGAGAATAA
- a CDS encoding enoyl-CoA hydratase/isomerase family protein translates to MSDAQDAEVLFETRGNIGLITLNRPKALNSLTAGMATLIKAQLADWATKPSVHAVVVVGAGEKAFCAGGDVVKVCKSYQAGTEEWREFFHEEYLMNVAIDEFPKPYISFVDGITMGGGVGVSIPGDFWVASEKTLFAMPETGLGLFPDVGGGWFLPRLPGETGMFLALTGARLKAADLYALGIASHVVASDKVDRAIEALAAAEIKDNDDAAEVLAKFHADPEPAPLSPHFDDIDEHFDGASVETIMESLKADEGEWAQKQFKILSSKSPTSMKVTYEQLKRGQGMETFRENMKMEYRIVCNTMKGNDFFEGVRAILLDKDNAPVWQPASLADVSEAAVEAHFESLGDKEIEL, encoded by the coding sequence ATGAGTGATGCGCAAGACGCAGAAGTATTATTTGAAACCCGCGGCAATATCGGCCTGATAACGCTTAACCGCCCGAAAGCACTGAATAGCTTAACTGCGGGCATGGCAACGCTTATTAAGGCGCAGCTTGCTGATTGGGCTACAAAGCCCTCTGTTCACGCGGTTGTTGTTGTGGGTGCTGGCGAGAAAGCATTCTGTGCTGGTGGTGATGTTGTGAAGGTTTGCAAATCCTATCAGGCTGGCACTGAAGAATGGCGTGAATTCTTCCATGAAGAATATCTGATGAATGTAGCCATTGATGAATTCCCGAAACCATATATCAGTTTTGTTGATGGTATCACGATGGGCGGTGGTGTTGGCGTTTCTATTCCTGGGGATTTCTGGGTAGCATCTGAGAAAACACTATTTGCCATGCCTGAAACAGGCCTTGGCTTGTTCCCTGATGTTGGTGGTGGATGGTTCCTGCCGCGCCTTCCGGGTGAAACTGGGATGTTCCTTGCGCTAACGGGCGCGCGCCTTAAGGCGGCTGATCTATATGCGCTTGGTATTGCAAGCCATGTGGTGGCAAGCGATAAGGTTGATAGGGCAATTGAAGCGCTCGCAGCAGCAGAGATTAAAGATAATGATGATGCGGCGGAAGTGCTTGCGAAATTCCATGCTGACCCAGAGCCAGCACCGCTCTCACCACACTTTGATGATATCGATGAGCATTTCGATGGTGCATCCGTTGAAACCATCATGGAAAGCCTCAAGGCTGATGAAGGTGAATGGGCGCAGAAGCAGTTTAAAATTCTGTCCAGTAAATCACCAACCAGTATGAAGGTAACATACGAGCAGCTTAAACGCGGGCAGGGTATGGAAACTTTCCGCGAGAACATGAAAATGGAATACCGGATTGTGTGTAACACGATGAAGGGGAATGATTTCTTCGAAGGTGTTCGTGCGATCTTGCTTGATAAAGATAACGCGCCAGTGTGGCAGCCAGCGAGCCTCGCTGATGTAAGCGAAGCTGCCGTGGAAGCACACTTTGAAAGCCTCGGCGACAAAGAAATAGAACTATAA
- a CDS encoding response regulator transcription factor: protein MKALIVDSEEIFRLSLREVVAVSASFTDIIEAGSEHEFLAKTAAHTDLSLIILHPDSLSKQGEDWVKLIRRLYPGIAIVTVANDTHVPESRWMGTLTVPRTASVNTMITTVRRAMRLPTDNTAGHYGKVKAPDLHATSSNDFSRFQENIPATTTNEGVDLNRLSYRQKQILAMAADGLPNKEIAARLNIAEGTVKAHMHSIFKVLGVSNRTQAVIRYGASGKPMGPNGTPSPEYRASAI, encoded by the coding sequence ATGAAAGCACTAATCGTCGATAGCGAAGAAATCTTCAGACTCTCTCTCAGGGAGGTGGTCGCAGTTTCAGCATCTTTCACAGATATTATTGAAGCAGGTTCAGAACATGAGTTTCTGGCGAAAACTGCTGCACATACTGATCTATCACTAATCATTCTGCATCCAGACAGCCTTTCCAAGCAGGGAGAAGATTGGGTTAAACTTATTCGTCGCCTGTATCCTGGAATTGCAATCGTAACAGTTGCGAATGATACACATGTTCCAGAAAGTCGCTGGATGGGAACACTTACGGTGCCGCGTACAGCATCCGTGAATACCATGATCACAACAGTTCGCCGTGCTATGCGTCTACCAACAGATAATACTGCTGGCCATTACGGCAAGGTGAAAGCGCCTGATCTGCACGCAACATCATCGAACGATTTCAGCCGTTTTCAAGAAAACATCCCGGCGACAACTACCAATGAAGGCGTAGACCTGAACCGCTTATCCTACCGCCAAAAACAGATTTTGGCGATGGCAGCTGATGGTCTTCCAAACAAAGAAATCGCAGCGCGCCTTAATATCGCAGAAGGTACAGTGAAAGCACATATGCACTCTATCTTTAAAGTGCTTGGTGTTTCCAACCGTACTCAAGCAGTTATCCGCTACGGTGCTTCAGGCAAGCCAATGGGCCCAAACGGCACACCTAGCCCGGAATACCGCGCCTCTGCCATATAA
- the mmsB gene encoding 3-hydroxyisobutyrate dehydrogenase produces MSIVAFIGLGNMGLPMAKNLLGAGHTVRGFDLSGEVRAACTEAGGIACAAVTEAVEGADVVITMLPSGAIVKSVYGEVFTAAKAGALFIDSSTIDVATAREVASEAADKGFTMVDAPVSGGVGGAAAGTLAFMVGGTEEAFKSAEPILDPMGAKIVHCGQSGNGQAAKACNNMLLAISMIGVSEAFNLGRSLGLDDQTFFDVASNASGQCWSLTSYCPVPGPVETSPANNDYNPGFATALMLKDLRLAMEAAGSTGANTPLGKLSEEIYTAMNDAGNGGVDFSGVIKHLSGDL; encoded by the coding sequence ATGAGTATCGTTGCATTTATTGGCCTTGGAAATATGGGCCTGCCGATGGCGAAAAACCTGTTGGGTGCTGGACACACTGTACGCGGGTTTGATCTGTCTGGAGAAGTTCGTGCTGCATGCACAGAAGCAGGCGGCATTGCTTGCGCGGCTGTTACAGAAGCTGTTGAAGGTGCGGATGTGGTTATCACTATGTTGCCATCTGGGGCGATTGTTAAATCTGTTTACGGTGAAGTGTTTACGGCTGCAAAAGCCGGTGCGCTCTTTATCGATAGTTCAACAATTGACGTAGCAACAGCGCGCGAAGTTGCAAGTGAGGCTGCTGATAAAGGCTTCACTATGGTTGATGCGCCGGTTTCTGGTGGTGTTGGCGGCGCGGCGGCTGGCACACTTGCCTTTATGGTTGGCGGCACGGAAGAAGCTTTCAAATCTGCTGAGCCAATCCTTGATCCAATGGGGGCAAAGATTGTTCATTGCGGTCAGTCCGGTAATGGGCAGGCGGCGAAGGCCTGTAATAACATGTTGCTCGCGATTTCCATGATTGGTGTATCTGAAGCCTTTAATCTTGGGCGTTCGCTTGGTCTTGATGATCAAACCTTCTTTGATGTGGCATCAAACGCATCTGGCCAGTGTTGGTCTCTAACCAGTTACTGCCCAGTGCCGGGTCCTGTTGAAACATCGCCCGCGAATAATGATTATAACCCCGGTTTTGCAACAGCGCTTATGCTGAAAGACTTGCGTCTGGCAATGGAAGCAGCGGGTAGTACTGGTGCGAACACGCCGCTCGGTAAGTTAAGTGAAGAGATTTACACAGCTATGAATGATGCTGGTAATGGCGGTGTGGATTTCTCAGGTGTTATCAAACACCTATCGGGCGATCTGTAA
- a CDS encoding hydrolase, with translation MTITPTSMPNWQACEAALQHIDSRQQEMVDTVIKWSHINSGSRNLDGLAKMEEIIIKAFEPLGAEIELIQLDDGELVNAAGEIVTVKNGRTIRIFKRPEANRKVLMTGHTDTVFAVDHPFQTTTWLDDNTLNGPGVADMKGGILVMLNALMAFEETPLAQSVGWEILLSPDEETGSLASAKVLAERAKTADIGMTYEPALADGTLAGARKGSGNYSLIVNGKAAHAGREFHNGRNAVVLLSEMIGELAALTGGRPELTVNPAVISGGVAPNVVPDKAWCKFNVRLKEPEDAIWFEEQVNAIVERGNTKDGFEVILHGGINRPPKALSDANLKLMDAIKACGLELGIDINYVPTGGCCEGNNLAAAGLPNVDTLGVRGGMIHSADEFVVADSFSERAKLSALILMAFASGQLDHVVKAKA, from the coding sequence ATGACAATTACCCCAACGTCCATGCCGAACTGGCAAGCTTGTGAAGCCGCGCTTCAGCATATTGATTCCAGACAACAAGAGATGGTTGATACCGTTATCAAGTGGTCGCACATCAACAGCGGTAGCCGGAATCTTGATGGCCTTGCCAAAATGGAAGAAATTATCATTAAGGCGTTTGAACCGCTTGGTGCCGAAATTGAATTAATTCAGCTTGATGATGGTGAACTGGTAAATGCGGCAGGGGAGATTGTAACCGTTAAGAACGGGCGTACTATTCGTATTTTTAAACGTCCTGAGGCGAACCGAAAAGTGTTGATGACGGGTCACACAGATACAGTATTTGCGGTTGATCATCCGTTTCAGACCACAACATGGCTCGATGACAACACGCTAAACGGCCCAGGTGTGGCGGATATGAAGGGCGGTATTCTGGTGATGCTGAATGCCCTTATGGCATTTGAAGAAACACCACTTGCACAGTCCGTAGGGTGGGAAATCTTGTTGTCGCCAGATGAAGAAACTGGCTCACTTGCTTCCGCTAAGGTGTTGGCGGAACGTGCTAAAACTGCTGATATTGGTATGACGTATGAACCAGCACTTGCGGACGGTACGCTTGCTGGTGCGCGTAAGGGCAGTGGTAACTATTCTCTTATTGTAAACGGTAAGGCAGCCCATGCGGGGCGCGAGTTCCATAATGGCCGTAATGCCGTGGTACTACTTTCCGAGATGATTGGTGAATTAGCTGCACTTACAGGCGGTAGGCCGGAACTTACAGTAAACCCTGCTGTGATCAGTGGCGGTGTGGCGCCAAATGTGGTGCCGGATAAGGCGTGGTGCAAATTCAATGTCCGTCTTAAAGAACCTGAAGATGCTATCTGGTTTGAAGAGCAAGTAAACGCCATTGTCGAACGTGGTAATACTAAAGATGGGTTTGAAGTTATACTCCATGGTGGTATCAACAGGCCTCCGAAAGCTTTATCTGACGCGAACCTGAAACTTATGGACGCTATTAAAGCTTGTGGGCTGGAACTTGGTATTGATATCAATTATGTTCCTACAGGTGGTTGTTGCGAAGGAAATAATCTTGCGGCAGCTGGCCTTCCAAATGTAGACACGCTCGGTGTTCGTGGTGGTATGATCCATTCAGCAGATGAGTTTGTTGTTGCAGACAGTTTTTCAGAACGCGCAAAACTTTCAGCGCTTATTCTGATGGCTTTTGCCAGTGGTCAACTTGATCATGTTGTGAAAGCTAAGGCCTGA
- a CDS encoding acyl-CoA dehydrogenase family protein, whose product MDFSLNEDQRAIQEMARSFTADMITPNAHIWDEEKIWPRDVAKAAGELGFGSIYISEEAGGCALSRVESVLIFEQLSQGCPSTAAMISIHNMATWMIDEFGTEDQRDRFLGDLTTLNKLASYCLTEPGAGSDAAALKTKAVKDGDEYVLNGAKAFISGGGESDVYVVMARTSDDGAKGISCFVVEKDTPGLSFGAQEKKLGWHSQPTAAVMFDDCRIPASNLVGAEGQGFKIAMMGLDGGRLNIGACSIGGAQRALDEAVAYTKDRKQFGRSIADFQATQFKLADMATELEAARLLLYAAAQKVSNKAPDAASAAAMAKRFATDTGFDVVNNALQLHGGYGYLQDYPIERILRDLRVHQILEGTNEIMRVVISRTLLKD is encoded by the coding sequence GTGGATTTTTCACTTAACGAAGATCAGCGTGCTATCCAGGAAATGGCGCGCAGCTTCACCGCTGACATGATCACCCCAAATGCGCATATTTGGGACGAAGAAAAAATCTGGCCACGCGATGTAGCGAAAGCTGCAGGCGAGCTGGGTTTTGGCAGTATCTATATTAGTGAAGAAGCAGGCGGGTGCGCGCTAAGCCGCGTTGAATCTGTGCTGATTTTTGAACAGCTTTCACAAGGGTGCCCTTCAACTGCCGCGATGATTTCTATCCATAACATGGCTACATGGATGATTGATGAGTTCGGTACAGAAGACCAACGTGACCGTTTCCTCGGTGATCTAACCACACTTAACAAGCTAGCAAGTTACTGTCTTACAGAGCCGGGTGCTGGTTCTGATGCTGCAGCCCTTAAAACCAAGGCTGTTAAAGACGGTGACGAATATGTGCTGAATGGGGCCAAGGCCTTTATCTCAGGCGGCGGCGAAAGCGATGTTTATGTAGTGATGGCTCGCACATCTGACGATGGCGCAAAAGGCATCAGTTGCTTTGTTGTTGAAAAAGATACTCCGGGCTTATCCTTTGGTGCGCAGGAAAAGAAACTTGGATGGCACAGTCAGCCAACCGCTGCTGTTATGTTTGATGATTGCCGCATTCCAGCAAGCAATCTTGTGGGTGCTGAAGGGCAGGGCTTTAAAATCGCTATGATGGGTCTTGATGGTGGTCGCCTTAATATCGGCGCTTGTTCCATTGGTGGTGCCCAGCGTGCACTTGATGAAGCTGTAGCTTACACAAAAGACCGTAAGCAGTTCGGCCGCTCAATCGCTGATTTTCAAGCAACTCAGTTCAAACTTGCTGATATGGCAACAGAGCTTGAGGCTGCACGTCTCCTGCTTTACGCAGCAGCACAGAAGGTTTCAAATAAGGCGCCAGATGCTGCATCAGCTGCTGCGATGGCAAAACGTTTTGCCACTGACACAGGCTTTGATGTGGTGAATAACGCACTGCAGCTTCACGGTGGTTATGGCTACCTGCAGGATTACCCGATCGAACGCATCCTGCGCGATCTTCGTGTGCACCAAATTCTTGAAGGTACAAACGAGATTATGCGCGTTGTTATCAGCCGGACGCTGTTGAAGGATTAA